The genomic region AGCGCCGCGCCGGTCAACCCCTCCGTCGCCACGCGAAGCGGGATCGAGACTTGCGAGGTGTACCACACTTCTGCAAACACGTGGCCGCTCGCCGGCACGCTCGGCCCCTTGTCGGTCAACAGGCCGGAGATGAGCACCTGTCCAGGCTGCACCCATTGGTTTGGCTTGACCAACACGCGGCCGCGCGACGCCTGGACATCCAGAATGACGCCCGGGCGCGTCGCCACGATGTTGCACGGCGCTTGCGCCGCCTTCGGCACGCCCGGCACCTTCGGGATGCCCCGCACCGTCGCGACCGACCCCGTCACCTGCACGCCGACCCACACGTAGTTCGGCGCCCGGGCCACCATGCGCTCGGCGAGCTCGGCGGGCTCAGCGAGCCGCGACTTCCACTGCCCCACCTTCAGGCCCGCCTCCGCCGCCGCCTGCCGCAGCTCCGCCTCCTGATCTTCGCCGTTTGCCCCGACGATCTCGACCCGCCACACGATGGACGACAGCACATAAAGGATGGCGACGAACGCCACGGCCCCGACGGCAAACGCTTTTCGCCTCCACAGCCGCTGACCGAGAAACGGCAGCCCATGGCGCTCGATGACGCGAAAGCGAATCCCATACGCGCGCCGGGCGCGCATGAGATGGCGCAGCGTTCGGATGCTCACGCGTAGCACGACACCACCTTGGCTGAAGCGCACATCCCGGACCGCGATGCCTTGCTGCTGCAGGCGACCGACGAGCTGGCCCGCG from Alicyclobacillus vulcanalis harbors:
- a CDS encoding sporulation protein YqfD translates to MSDSQFEWFWQGSVTLVAFGPGAGQLVGRLQQQGIAVRDVRFSQGGVVLRVSIRTLRHLMRARRAYGIRFRVIERHGLPFLGQRLWRRKAFAVGAVAFVAILYVLSSIVWRVEIVGANGEDQEAELRQAAAEAGLKVGQWKSRLAEPAELAERMVARAPNYVWVGVQVTGSVATVRGIPKVPGVPKAAQAPCNIVATRPGVILDVQASRGRVLVKPNQWVQPGQVLISGLLTDKGPSVPASGHVFAEVWYTSQVSIPLRVATEGLTGAALSRDYLAVGGMRLRVWGFQEAPPAVYERDDETDWRIGQWRLPVQWVHATLYEVKPVVWQVDVAQARNEALVMAAADVRSLAGGEMAILGQSVLQERLDRGTLYATILTRVQQDIGAPAAIPDTAGAPTSEGAAQS